TTTATTCGACTCGGAGCTCTATCTCGGGACCTCGTCTCATACGCTGGAGGAAGTGAACCTATTGGATTCTTCCCTTTGGAATTATACCGGGCTTGGACCGATTTTTCCCACCGATAATAAAGGAGACGCAAAGCCCGCAATCGGGACGGAAATTTTAGAGAAAGTCGTAAGAGAATCCCTATTACCTGTAACTTTAATCGGTGGAATTCAAGTTGGAAATTTGGATTTGATTTTGAAAAAGGGAGAGTTTTTACTTTCAAGTATCTCCATGGCTTGTTTAGAAAGAGAATTTAGAGCGGCTGCTACGAAAATACGAAAGTAAAATCGCTAAGTTTCAATTGACTTTGAACTTATGTCTTATAGGATGCCTTTAGATGAAGAAGCCGGATGAAATCGTACATCTTTCCGCCAAAGACGATAGGGATTATCTCTTAGATTATCAGGTCATTCAAACAGAAACATTAGGAAAAACCGATATTCTCGGAGTTCCATTCGATAATGTGACTCAGGACGAATCCGTAGCCAAGATTTATCGGCTCTTAGAGGAAAAAGAAAAGTTTCACCACATTCTTTTTTTGGATCCGGTTAAAATCATGTCGGTTCGAAAGGGGAAAAAACTCCATAGAATCACGGAAAAGGCGACTATGGTTCTTGCGGAAGGAGCGGGGCTGCAGTGGGCTGCGGCCCGTCTCGGCAAAATTCTGAAAGAGCGG
The nucleotide sequence above comes from Leptospira weilii. Encoded proteins:
- a CDS encoding thiamine phosphate synthase, encoding MPGIYPILDWDFCKKKNLDFLTLPGIWLEYPDLVPFVQVRAKSASILELEFFVKSLQDRYPHLLLILNDFWEQAIEWNCFGAHVGKEDYESLNSEEKKVLFDSELYLGTSSHTLEEVNLLDSSLWNYTGLGPIFPTDNKGDAKPAIGTEILEKVVRESLLPVTLIGGIQVGNLDLILKKGEFLLSSISMACLEREFRAAATKIRK